The sequence below is a genomic window from Ammoniphilus sp. CFH 90114.
GTAGACCGAATTGTGATTAAAGAAGGCATTCATTCTCGTGTGGCTGACTCTCTGGAGACCGCATTAAAGCTAGCAGAGGGTAAAGTCATCGTGGATGTGATGGAGCAGGAAGAGCTGTTATTTAGCCAGAACCTAGCTTGTCCTCAATGCGGATTTAGCTTGCCGGAGCTTGAGCCCCGGATGTTCTCGTTTAATAGTCCGTATGGAGCTTGTACCACTTGCGATGGACTTGGGATGAAGATGGAGGTAGATTCGGACTTAGTCATTCCAGACCGGACCAAGTCGATCAACGATGGAGCCTTAGAACCATGGAACAGCTCAACATCCAATTACTACGAACAGTTAATTTCCTCGGTATGCCGTCACTTTGAGATTCCGATGGATGTTCCAGTAGAGGAGCTAAAGAAAGAGCAAGTAGACATTCTGTTGTTTGGGAATAAGACAGAAAAGTTCCGGTTCGTTTATGAAAGTGAATTTGGGACAAAGCGGGATGCGGAGATTTTCTTTGAAGGTGTCGTTCACAATCTTCAGCGACGTTATACGGAATCGACTTCCGATTACGTTCGCGAGATGATTGAGCTCTACATGAGCCAAAAGGCCTGCCCTTCTTGTAAAGGATATCGCCTTCGCCCAGAGGTGCTCTGTGTTCGCATTCATGGAGAGAATATCTCGTTTGTGACTTCAAAATCTGTGATGGAAGCCTATCAGTTTTTTGAGCAGTTGCAGTTAAGTGAAAAGGAACTTGCGATTGCCCGCTTGATCTTGAAAGAGATTCAGTCGCGTTTGTCCTTCCTGCGTGATGTGGGTCTAGAGTACTTGACTCTCAACCGGGCAGCCGGAACGCTCTCAGGCGGGGAAGCGCAACGGATTCGTCTTGCTACCCAGATTGGTTCATCCCTCATGGGCGTTCTGTATATTCTCGACGAGCCGAGTATCGGCTTGCATCAACGTGACAACACCCGATTGATTAAGACGCTGGAACACATGCGAGATTTAGGTAATACGCTTATCGTCGTAGAGCATGATGAAGATACCATGATGGCTTCGGATTATATCATTGACATTGGTCCTGGGGCAGGCGTCCATGGAGGGAAAGTCGTGGCTCAGGGGACACCAGAAGAGATTATGAATGATGACGAGTCTCTGACTGGACAGTATCTTTCCGGTAAGAAGTTTATCGGCATTCCAAGAGAACGACGCAAGCCGAATGGCAAGTGGCTCGAGATCAAAGGGGCAAAGGAGAATAACCTGAAGAATGTCTCCGTGAAAATCCCTCTTGGCCTTTTCACGTGTGTAACAGGCGTTTCTGGTTCCGGTAAAAGTACGCTCGTCAACGAAATTTTGCATAAAGTGTTAGCAAGGGATTTAAACCGAGCAAAGGCCAAGCCGGGTGCTCACCGCAAGATTGAAGGGATCGATCAATTAGATAAGGTCATTGATATTGATCAGTCTCCTATTGGACGAACCCCTCGCTCCAATCCGGCCACTTATACGGGAGTTTTTGATGACATTCGCGATGTCTTCGCTCAAACGAACGAAGCGAAGGTACGCGGCTATAAGAAAGGGCGCTTCAGCTTCAACGTGAAGGGCGGGCGCTGCGAAGCTTGCCGTGGGGATGGAATTATTAAAATTGAAATGCACTTCTTGCCGGATGTTTATGTACCGTGTGAGATCTGTAAAGGGAAAAGATACAATCGTGAAACCCTGGATGTAAAATACAAGGGCAAAAACATCTCGGAAGTGTTGGACATGACAATTGAGGATGCTGTGGAATTCTTCAAAAACATTCCAAAGATCCACCGTAAGCTTGCCACATTACTTGATGTGGGACTAGGCTATATGAGGCTCGGGCAGCCTGCCACGACCTTATCCGGTGGGGAAGCTCAGCGCGTGAAGCTGGCCTCCGAGCTGCATCGAAGAAGTACGGGTCGAACGTTCTATATTTTAGATGAACCGACGACAGGCTTGCATATTCATGACATCGATCGTTTGTTGAAGGTCTTGGCTCGTTTGGTTGAGGCAGGCGAGTCCGTTCTCGTTATCGAGCATAATCTTGATGTGATCAAGACGGCCGATTATCTCATTGATTTGGGTCCAGAAGGTGGGGATAAAGGAGGAACCATCGTTGCGACGGGTACCCCTGAACAAATATGCCAAGTCAAAGAGTCTTACACTGGGCAATATTTAGCTCCGATCCTGGAACGGGACCGCAAGCGCACCGAAGAGCATCTGAAACTGTTGGAAGAAAAAGCTCTAACCCCTTAAAAGCTAGTCCTTTTTTGGACTAGCTTTTCTAATGATGGTAGAATAGGAATATCTTTCATTTGATTCATGCATAAGGTAAGGGGGAGGACATATGAGAAGGACGGTAGTCAAAGACATAGTGAAGCAGTTTGAACTCAGGGTCGTCAGCGGCAAGGAAGGACTGCTGCGAGAGGTCAAAACCAGCGATATTAATCGCCCAGGCCTGAAGCTAACGGGCTATTATACATATGATAATGCGGAACGCATTCAATTGCTCGGAAGAACCGAAATGGGATATATCCAAGGGTTAACGGTGGAAGAGAGAAATGAGCGGTTTCGAAAGATTTGTTCAAAGGAAACCCCTTGTATTTGCGTGGCGCGTGAGTTAGAGATCCCTGAGGAATTAATCGCTGCTTCGGAAGAAACAGGAGTCCCGATTTTGCATTCCACCCTTCCTACGACCAAGCTGTCGAGCAAGCTTACAACTTATCTTGAGGGACGACTCGCTCCTGTTACGACCATGCATGGAGTACTCGTCGATGTTTATGGGGTTGGGGTGCTATTAGTTGGCGGAAGCGGGATCGGGAAGAGTGAGACGGCCCTCGAGTTGGTCAAGCGGGGTCATCGCCTCATTGCGGATGATGCAGTGGAGATCCGCCAGACGCAAGAAAATCAGCTTATCGGGAGCGCGCCTGAGCTTATCCAGCATCTATTGGAGATTCGCGGCCTCGGCATCATTAATGTCATGACCCTGTTTGGAGCAGGAGCGGTGCGAAATTATAAGCGGATCGCTTTAGTTATTCGTATGGAGCTATGGGATGCCCAGAAGCACTATGAACGTCTTGGAATTGATGAAGAGACGCTTAAGATCATGGATACGGAAATTCCACAGATTACGATTCCTGTTCGTCCTGGGCGAAATATGGCCGTCATCTGTGAGGTGGCAGCGATGAATTTCCGTCTGAAGCGGATGGGCTATAATGCGGCGGTTCACTTTAGCAAGAGATTGACAGATACAATTGAAGAAGCATCGGACGATATCTAGAAAAGAAGGTGAGAATGACATATGGCGGACATTACGCGGCTTGACCCCGTTGCGATTCAGCTGGGGCCTATAGCGGTCCATTGGTATGGACTGATTTTGGGAACAGGGGCTTTAGTGGGCCTGCTCTTAGCAAGACGAGAAGGGAAAAGGCTAGGACTCGATCCTGACCTGTTCCTCGATTTAGTTATGTATGGCGTTCCGATTTCCATTTTGTTTGCTCGTTTATATTATGTAACATTCGAGTGGGACTATTACCGGGATCATCCAGGCGATATTTTGGCGGTTTGGAAGGGTGGCCTAGCTATACATGGGGCTCTAATTGGGGCCATTTTAACCGGAGTGTTCTTTGCCCGATTTAAGAAGATTAGCTTCTGGAGACTTGCGGATATCTGCGCCCCAGGTATCATTGTGGGTCAAGCGATCGGACGCTGGGGAAATTTTATGAATCAAGAAGCACATGGCGGACCAACGACTCGAGAATTTCTAGAATCGTTAAATCTGCCGGAGTTCATTATCAATCAAATGTACATCAACGGCACCTATTATCACCCGACGTTTCTCTATGAATCCTTGTGGAACCTCGCGGGCTTAGTGCTATTATTGGTTATTCGTCGCAAGCTTCCGCTTCGCCGAGGTGAGCTGTTCCTCACGTACATCATGTGGTATTCCTTAGGTCGATTCTTTATCGAGGGAATGAGAACGGATAGCTTAATGCTAACAGAAACACTTCGAATCGCCCAAGTGATCAGTATTGTGTTGATTGTTTTGGCCTTAGTGCTGTGGGTAGTCAGAAGAAAGCTAGGATATGCTAAGGTAAAATATGGAGAGTGATGCAACTTGCTTAAATATGACACCGTTCTATTGGATTTAGATGGAACCTTAATTGATACGAATGAACTTATTCTCGTTTCTTTCCTTCACGTATTGGAAAATTACTTTCCTGGTCAATATAACCGTGAAAACGTGATTCCCCATATGGGAAAGACCCTTCATGAGCAGATGGAACTGTTTGGGGGAGTAGAGCTGCGTGATGAGCTAGTGGTGGCTTACCGCGAGCATAATGAGACCATTCATGATGAATGGGTAAGAGAATTCCCTCATGTTCGCGAGACATTGGAAGAGCTGAAGCAGCTGGGCGTTACCATGGGAGTCGTCACGACGAAGCAACGGATAACGGCAGTAATGGGGGCTGACGTTTGTGGAGTAACTCCTTATATGAGTACCTTTGTGACCTTCCAGGATACGGAGCGTCACAAGCCGAGTCCAGATCCCGTTTTAAAAGCCTTAGAAAATCTGGGGGCGAACCCGGAAACTACGTTGATGGTCGGTGACACCCAGTTTGACATTCAAGCAGGCCATAACGCGGGTGTACACTCCGCTGGAGTAGCTTGGAGCCTCAAGGGGGCTGAGTTTCTGCAGCAGTTCAACCCGGAGTATATCTTACAAGATATGAGGGACTTGGTCGCCATCGTCAAAGGGGAGAAGTAAAGCATGCGTCGAACCGAGCGTTATCCGGTCGAAGGGCCGAACTCTCTTTGGCAAGTGTATCGCACGATTCCCTTTTGGCGAGCTTTTCGCAATACGCTAGTGATCGTCATGGGTCGATACATTCCTTTTCCCTCATGGAAAAATACTTTGTTTCGTAAAGTTCTCGGTATGGAAATCGGCGAGCATTCGGCCATGGCCTTCATGGTCGTACCTGATATTCTTTACCCGGAGAGAATCAAGATCGGATCGAACACGATCATCGGATATAACACAACGATCCTGGCACATGAATACTTAATTGATGAATATCGGCTAGGGGACGTGGTGATCGGATCGAACGTGATGATTGGAGCGAACAGTACGATCCTACCCGGTGTGATCATAGGAGATGGCGCGATTGTATGTGCCGCCTCTCTGGTTCATCGGGATGTTCCTCCTGGTGCCTTCGTCGGAGGAAACCCGGCGAAGATCATCCGCCAGGGTCAAGGTGGAGAATCATGAAGTTCCAACGATTATGGATCGTGCTCATCCCGTGCACGGTGTTGCGATTTTATTTGGGACTGGATTCGGTGAACTTCCTATGGTTCGCTCTGCTCTACCTCCCGTTTATTAATTGGACGGTCTACTGGATCATGTTTTCTGTCCGCGTCGGCTTGAACAAGCTGAAGGGAGAAGACTGGATTCCTGTTCCGAAGCTGCGGGCGTTTTATGTTTGGTACCTGCATGTACCGGGATCCTTAGTATTATCCGAAATCATCCATCGAGGGTATGTGTACAATTTTATTGAAGGATAGAGGGAGTTGCGGCCTCTGTCCTTTTTTTGTGGGGTTGGGTTGGCTGTGCAGTCGAGAGGACGTGCTGAGATGTAGATGTATAACCAGAGTATTTTCCGGTATTTTGAGATTCGGGTGAAAAAGGGCGGGAATAAGCGGATAAAGTTCCGTTATTAGCTTCAAACGCTTGATTTTGCTCGGGTTTTGGGGGTTTAGGCGGAAATTTTTCCGTTATATCATCTCAAAACCCCGGTTTTTCAAAAATAGCCGGAATTTCTCTGCTTAAGTTCCAAGCCTAAGTTGGTTGGAGCAGGAGATCCGGATCCCTCAGCCAACGCCCCCAACAAGCCTTCCCCCACACTCTTCCCGGTTTTCCTTTATCAGTAAATCATCTACATGCTATAATGTTAGGAAATGGTTGACGCTTTTCAATTGTCTATGATAGAATTCAAACAACAAATACGCTTTATCTTATTAGCAGACTAAAGCGAATCGGAAAAATTGAGGTGACTCCATCATGACCAAGCCGCTCGGTTTTGAGAAACCGTTAGGTATGCGAGACTATTTGCCGGAAATGCTTGCGAAGCAGCGTTTCGTAGAAGAAAAGTTGAATACATGCATGAAACGGTGGGGGTACCAGGAGATCCTGACTCCTACGTTAGAATATTATGATACGGTTGGGGATGCCAGTGCAACTCTCGACAGTAAGCTCTTTAAACTATTAGATCGTCAAGGACGCACCCTTGTCCTTCGTCCGGATGTAACAGCACCGATCGCACGCGTAGCTTCCTCTTTACTAAAGGACGAGCCACGTCCGCTGCGACTCATGTACAATACAAGTGTCTTCCGCGCCCAACAGAACGAAGCGGGCCGCAATGCGGAATTTATCCAGAGTGGAGTCGAGCTGATTGGTGACGCTACGGTAGAAGCGGATGCGGAAGTGATTGCCCTTGCGGTTGCCTCCCTACAAGCAGCGGGGCTAAGCCAATTCAAGATTGCCATTGGACATGTGAACTTCATGGAAGGCCTACTCGAAGAGACTGTTCCTGGGGTAGAGCAAAGGGAAAAGTTAAAAGAACGCCTGCATAACTCCGATTATGTCGGTTTTCGCCAAGACGTTGAAGCGCTCGATATCCCGGCAGACCAGAAGTCTCGCTTGCATGGGATTCTGAAGCTTCGCGGAGGAGTGGAGAAGCTAGCAGAAGCAGAAGCTCTTACGATTAACGGACGAGCTCGTAAAGCCGTTCGTAATCTTCAAGAGCTGTGGGTCGCTTTACAAGCTTATGAAGTAACGGATTATATCATTTTCGATCTGAACTTATTAAACAATATTAACTACTATACAGGTATTCTGTTTGAAGGATATGCAGCGGGACAGGGTTGGCCGGTGTGTGGAGGCGGACGATACGATCAATTGCTTTCTCGTTTTGGGGTGGACAATCCGTCTACAGGATTTGCGATCAAGATGGATCGACTTCTTCAGACGTCTGAGCTTCAGCCGCCAGAAGAGCAACGAAAGATCTATATCTTGTTTGACCAAGACAGTCGTACGGAAGCGATTCAGAAAGCGAATGAGCTTCGTCAGGACGCGATCGTCGTAACGGGAACCCAGCAGCCTACTACGAAGTTTGATGCTGTCCTTGACATGAGAGGAGGAAATGGGTATGTCTAGACTAACGGTGGCGATGCCTAAAGGGCGAATTTTTGAAGAAGCGGTAGAACTGCTTCGTAAAGCTGGCCTTTCTATTCCTCCAGAGTTTGAAGATTCGCGCAAGCTGATAATTCCGGTTGATGAGGTGAACATGGATTTCATCCTCGCCAAGCCAACGGATGTACCGACGTATGTTGAGTACGGGGTGGCTGATATTGGAGTCGTGGGTAAGGACGTTCTGCTTGAAGAGGACCGAGATGTGTATGAGCTTCTAGATTTACAAATTAGCCATTGTCGCCTCTCTGTAGCGGGACTTCCTGATTGGAAGCCGACAGAAGCGCCTCGTGTAGCGACGAAGTATCCGAAGGTCGCCTCACGTTACTTCCGAGAAAAGGGAGCTCAAGTCGAGGTCATTAAGTTGAATGGATCGATCGAGCTGGCACCGCTGATTGGACTTGCGGATCGTATCGTAGACATTGTTTCTACCGGTCGCACGTTGAAGGAGAACGGGCTAGTAGAGTTGGAAGAAATCATGCCGATCACCACACGCCTGATTGCCAACCGAGTGAGCTACCGAATGAAAAATGAAGAAATCGATTATATCGTAGATAAATTTGCATCCGTTATTCCGAGAGGGGAAGAATCATGATCAAGATCGTGGATGTGAACAACTTTTCAACGAAACGGGATGTGGAAACGGGAACGGATGAGCAGCGCCAAGCCGTGCTTCAGATCCTAGCTGCTGTAAAGAAGGAAGGCGATACGGCTGTTCGCCGCTTTACAGAGATGTTCGATAAGGTTCACTTAGAAGAATGGAAAGTAACGAATGAAGAAATCGAAGCAGCTCTGGAGGAAACATCAACTGAGATTGTGGAAGCCTTAAGAGAAGCTGCAGATAATATTCGAATTTTTCACGAAAAACAAGCGCGTCAGTCCTGGATGCAGACTTCTCCAACTGGAACTTTGCTGGGACAGATTATCCGACCGCTTAAGCGTGTGGGAATTTACGTACCAGGAGGCAGAGCGGCCTATCCATCCTCCGTACTCATGAACGCGATGCCGGCGAAGGTGGCTGGAGTGGCAGAAATCGTGATGGTGACTCCAC
It includes:
- a CDS encoding ATP phosphoribosyltransferase regulatory subunit; amino-acid sequence: MTKPLGFEKPLGMRDYLPEMLAKQRFVEEKLNTCMKRWGYQEILTPTLEYYDTVGDASATLDSKLFKLLDRQGRTLVLRPDVTAPIARVASSLLKDEPRPLRLMYNTSVFRAQQNEAGRNAEFIQSGVELIGDATVEADAEVIALAVASLQAAGLSQFKIAIGHVNFMEGLLEETVPGVEQREKLKERLHNSDYVGFRQDVEALDIPADQKSRLHGILKLRGGVEKLAEAEALTINGRARKAVRNLQELWVALQAYEVTDYIIFDLNLLNNINYYTGILFEGYAAGQGWPVCGGGRYDQLLSRFGVDNPSTGFAIKMDRLLQTSELQPPEEQRKIYILFDQDSRTEAIQKANELRQDAIVVTGTQQPTTKFDAVLDMRGGNGYV
- the uvrA gene encoding excinuclease ABC subunit UvrA; translation: MSLENIVIKGARAHNLKNVDVTIPRDQLVVLTGLSGSGKSSLAFDTIYAEGQRRYVESLSAYARQFLGQMEKPDVDSIEGLSPAISIDQKTTSRNPRSTVGTVTEIYDYLRLLFARIGKAYCPNHDIEISAQTVEQMVDRITEYPERTKMQILAPLIEGRKGEHVKVLEDIRKQGFVRVRVNGEIRDLSEEIKLEKNKKHTIEVVVDRIVIKEGIHSRVADSLETALKLAEGKVIVDVMEQEELLFSQNLACPQCGFSLPELEPRMFSFNSPYGACTTCDGLGMKMEVDSDLVIPDRTKSINDGALEPWNSSTSNYYEQLISSVCRHFEIPMDVPVEELKKEQVDILLFGNKTEKFRFVYESEFGTKRDAEIFFEGVVHNLQRRYTESTSDYVREMIELYMSQKACPSCKGYRLRPEVLCVRIHGENISFVTSKSVMEAYQFFEQLQLSEKELAIARLILKEIQSRLSFLRDVGLEYLTLNRAAGTLSGGEAQRIRLATQIGSSLMGVLYILDEPSIGLHQRDNTRLIKTLEHMRDLGNTLIVVEHDEDTMMASDYIIDIGPGAGVHGGKVVAQGTPEEIMNDDESLTGQYLSGKKFIGIPRERRKPNGKWLEIKGAKENNLKNVSVKIPLGLFTCVTGVSGSGKSTLVNEILHKVLARDLNRAKAKPGAHRKIEGIDQLDKVIDIDQSPIGRTPRSNPATYTGVFDDIRDVFAQTNEAKVRGYKKGRFSFNVKGGRCEACRGDGIIKIEMHFLPDVYVPCEICKGKRYNRETLDVKYKGKNISEVLDMTIEDAVEFFKNIPKIHRKLATLLDVGLGYMRLGQPATTLSGGEAQRVKLASELHRRSTGRTFYILDEPTTGLHIHDIDRLLKVLARLVEAGESVLVIEHNLDVIKTADYLIDLGPEGGDKGGTIVATGTPEQICQVKESYTGQYLAPILERDRKRTEEHLKLLEEKALTP
- the ppaX gene encoding pyrophosphatase PpaX, whose translation is MLKYDTVLLDLDGTLIDTNELILVSFLHVLENYFPGQYNRENVIPHMGKTLHEQMELFGGVELRDELVVAYREHNETIHDEWVREFPHVRETLEELKQLGVTMGVVTTKQRITAVMGADVCGVTPYMSTFVTFQDTERHKPSPDPVLKALENLGANPETTLMVGDTQFDIQAGHNAGVHSAGVAWSLKGAEFLQQFNPEYILQDMRDLVAIVKGEK
- the lgt gene encoding prolipoprotein diacylglyceryl transferase, which encodes MADITRLDPVAIQLGPIAVHWYGLILGTGALVGLLLARREGKRLGLDPDLFLDLVMYGVPISILFARLYYVTFEWDYYRDHPGDILAVWKGGLAIHGALIGAILTGVFFARFKKISFWRLADICAPGIIVGQAIGRWGNFMNQEAHGGPTTREFLESLNLPEFIINQMYINGTYYHPTFLYESLWNLAGLVLLLVIRRKLPLRRGELFLTYIMWYSLGRFFIEGMRTDSLMLTETLRIAQVISIVLIVLALVLWVVRRKLGYAKVKYGE
- a CDS encoding DapH/DapD/GlmU-related protein yields the protein MRRTERYPVEGPNSLWQVYRTIPFWRAFRNTLVIVMGRYIPFPSWKNTLFRKVLGMEIGEHSAMAFMVVPDILYPERIKIGSNTIIGYNTTILAHEYLIDEYRLGDVVIGSNVMIGANSTILPGVIIGDGAIVCAASLVHRDVPPGAFVGGNPAKIIRQGQGGES
- the hisG gene encoding ATP phosphoribosyltransferase, translated to MSRLTVAMPKGRIFEEAVELLRKAGLSIPPEFEDSRKLIIPVDEVNMDFILAKPTDVPTYVEYGVADIGVVGKDVLLEEDRDVYELLDLQISHCRLSVAGLPDWKPTEAPRVATKYPKVASRYFREKGAQVEVIKLNGSIELAPLIGLADRIVDIVSTGRTLKENGLVELEEIMPITTRLIANRVSYRMKNEEIDYIVDKFASVIPRGEES
- the hprK gene encoding HPr(Ser) kinase/phosphatase, whose translation is MRRTVVKDIVKQFELRVVSGKEGLLREVKTSDINRPGLKLTGYYTYDNAERIQLLGRTEMGYIQGLTVEERNERFRKICSKETPCICVARELEIPEELIAASEETGVPILHSTLPTTKLSSKLTTYLEGRLAPVTTMHGVLVDVYGVGVLLVGGSGIGKSETALELVKRGHRLIADDAVEIRQTQENQLIGSAPELIQHLLEIRGLGIINVMTLFGAGAVRNYKRIALVIRMELWDAQKHYERLGIDEETLKIMDTEIPQITIPVRPGRNMAVICEVAAMNFRLKRMGYNAAVHFSKRLTDTIEEASDDI